The DNA segment AGGGTTGAATGGGGATTGGTATCAGAAGCCTCTTCATTCCGGTAAAGATTTTCTTGTAGACCCTACAGAATATGATTTTGGGGGATCAAAAGTTACGCTCGTATCAGCATGTGTTCCTATCAAAAATAACGGTGTTGTTATTGGTGTGGCCGGTGTCGATATAGACGTAGCGCAGATGGCGAAGCTGACAGAGTCCGTTGCTCCATTCGGAACGGGGTACGGGTTTTTGATAAGCCAATCCGGAAAAGTTGTATCGCATCCTGACTCAAATTATATAGGAAAAAGTGTCCGTAAAATTGTGCCTTCTCAAATGGCGCAACAAATTTTATCTTCTTTGAAGACTGGCAAAGTTGCTATTAATTATTTGAAGAAAGACGGGGAAGAATACGAGCTGATATTTTCGCCCTTTTCGATTAGCGGGACTGGCGAGAGATGGTGTCTCGGCGTTGCTCTTCCCATGAGCAAAGTGCTTGCGGCTTCTAATGAAGTTGTCTGGCTGTCCGTATTTATGAGTATTGGTTCTATCCTCATTTTAATTTTCATTATTTATATTCTTGCCAGATCTATCGTAGCTCCCATACGCGAAGGAGTTTCTTTTTCACAGCAGATAGCTTCAGGAAATCTGAGCGCTTCAATTGATATTGAGCAAAAAGATGAGATAGGTCAGCTTGCTGCCGATCTGACAGGGATGGGGCATAAGCTGCGGTCAGTAGTCCGTAACGTTCGTGAATCTGTTGATTTGGTTGCTTCCGGCAGTAGCGAATTATCTGCCACTGCTGAAAATCTTTCGCAGAGTGCAACTGAGCAGGCAGCTAATGTCGAAGAAGTTTCAGCAAATATGGTTCAAATGGTGACGAATATTACTCAGAGCACCGAGAATGCTCTTGAGACTGAGAAAATAGCCCGTCGTTCGGCAGAGGATGCTGAAGAAGGCGGAAGGGCTGTGACTCAGACTGTTGAGGCTATGCGCCAGATTGCAGATAAAATATCAATTGTTGAAGATATTGCCCGCCAGACAAATTTACTGGCTTTGAATGCGGCTATTGAGGCGGCTCGTGCCGGTGAACATGGCAAAGGGTTTGCCGTTGTCGCAGCAGAGGTCCGTAAGCTGGCCGAACGTAGTGGACAGGCAGCTGCCGAAATCAATGCTCTATCTGCCTCAAGTGTTGCTGTTGCTGAGTCTGCCGGAAATATGCTTAGTAAAATGGTTCCTGATATTCAGCGGACAGCAGAACTTGTTCAAGAAATTGCTGCTGCATCAAGAGAGCAGGACTCGGGTGCTGAGCAGGTTAATCGTGCGATAAATCAGCTTGATCAAGTAATACAGCAGATAGCTTCAGCGGCGGAAGAAATGTCCGCCACATCTGAAGAATTAGCGGGGCAGTCTTCTCATTTGCATCAGACTATGTCCTTTTTCAAGATCGATGATACAAATGCATTTGCTGCAACAAGCGTTAAAAATATGCGTGCAATAAGCGATAATGAATTCGATAAGTTCTAGTCAGTTTTTGAGTAAATAAAAGATGAACGCCGGGCAGGATATGGATTCTGTCCGGCGTTATTTTTTTATTTATGGTTGAAAAGAATTATACTTTTTTGTATGGCAACACTAGATTGCTTTTATTAATAGACAGTACAGGAGAAACTCTATGGGTCAGTATGGTGATGTTTTTATCGATCAACTGCTTGAATCTCTTTTCCCGGCAAGCCTTTCTAATGATTTTTTTGAGGCTCTGTTCGGAGATGCGGAAGAAGGCAGTTATGATATTGAGCTTGGATATGTTGGAGATTCAAGCGATATTTTGAATTTTGAGTTGCGTTTAAAAGAGCGTCCCGGATGTTGTCTTGCTTGTAATTTGACTTATGGGTTGCCACAGGTTTTTTCGCGTCACCCCATTATTAATATTCAAGGGCTGGCTGAAAAAATTGGCGAAGCAGTGGGTAAAAGCGAAAACGTAAGTTGGAAACTCGGTTCCACGCAAGAGAAGAATAAGCAGTTGCACGTTATCCCGTTGATAGTTTCCCTTTCATAATCAATTGTTGAAAAATAGACTTTTCGGGTTGGAAGACCTTTGGCGGGAGCCAAGGTCTTAAGGCTTTGATTTGTTTACCTCTCTCTTACGATCTCTTTAGCCGCTCTTTGTGATTCTCTGCTGCTGCGGATTAAATTTGCAACCATATATTTAAGTCTTCTTACAGGAACAACAGCTGTCGCCGGGCAACGCAAGCACACCGGATCTGTGATTTCTCCGGTTATCAGTTGTTTTCGCAAGTCGGAGTATTCAGCATTATGCATTACTTCACTTATAGAATCGTCAGGCCCGATTTTGCCCATTGATTTACCGCGTATACAACAAGAGTATAAATCTCCGTCGGGCATTATGTAAGCAGAGTTCCACGGGTACAGACACTCTCTTGTTTCTCCCGGTCCGGGGATTGCCGCTTTCTGCTCATAAAATCTTCCAATGCCCTGAATATTTTGCATCGGTGATCCGAGTTCAACAGGTTTTACTGCTATATCAATGTTGACATCGAATTCCGCTTTGGCTTGTTCAATGGCTATCTTGTTTTCAACCATCTGGTCCCAATTTGCTTTGAGACTAAGTGAAATGTTGTTTTCTTCTGCAATTTTGCGAGCGGCGTTGACCTGTTCTACAGCTTTAAGGAAATGGTTGTCTTTCAATGCAAAAATACTGTTTACAGGCAAATTATGTTCATCGAAATAGCCTAAATCGTTGAGCTGTATTTCCGTTACATGATTAGAAGCGGCCATACATACCAGGTCGACTAATTGCGGAACAATCTCATCAACAAGGGTGCAGCACCATTGAATTCTGGGTTGTTTCCGGCCGTCTTTAATAGCTGCTGCATGAATTTTATGGATATTTAAAAACATGGTTTTGAGGTTGGCAGGGGGGCGAATTTCTTTAAGTGTTTTTTCGTCAGCAGTATCAATACTCAATTGAATATGATCGAATCTGCTTAAAATGCGGTGCTCTTCATTCGTTAAATTCATATTAAAATTTGAACAGATATGTAATTTAATTGCTTGATTCAGAAGTTCCTGTGCATATTTCGTCCACCCTTTACGGTTCAGCATTTCACCGTAGAAACCAAGATTAGAGTGTTTAACCCCTGTGTTCTTAATATAATCAACGATTTGACGAACCATTAATTCGTCCATTTCCTTAGTACCTTTAGAGGTGAGCTGAAAACAAACCGTATCAAGAACTGGAGCCGGGTATTTTAAGTCATGGTCAGTAAGAATTTCAGAAAAACAATGACTTTTTTCAATCTCGGGATATGTAAGAATAGAATTGACGAACGCCTCCGCTTTCCGGCTGATCTCATTCCATTTTTCACTTATCGGATTACAGTGAAAATAAATTTTATGTGTTACATATTTCCGATGGAATTCATCCGTATAATCCTTCATCCATCCTAAAAGAGAACTCATCTCAACTTTTGCTTCAGTTTGAATAATTCTTGTTTCGCGTTCGCTTAAATCAAAGCCGATCATTTCATCTGAATCCTGCACAATATAAATGTCATCAAAATTTCCGCATATTTTTTGAACGCAATCATCATCAACAGTTCCATTAAATGAATGTAGTTCTTTAGGATAAACCATTATAGGGTGCAGGTGAAAATTGTGAGCCAATACCCCCTCGCCAGGAACTTCCCAGAAAAGTTGAGATGGCCATCCACTGAATTCTTCAGCATCAACAAAACAGCTTTTTGTATCAGGATGCCAACAATCAAGAGCCATTTCAACTAAGTTTCTTCCTTTGATAGGAACTTCTAGTTTGCCGTCTGAGAAAAACTTATTATTCATAGCAGGTAGAAATTCTTCTTTAATGACTCGTGTTGTCCCCACCATAATTGCTTTATATCCCTTTGCTGATTTCTGATAAATAACTCTAAATGTTGAGTCGGAAAAAATGTCATCGGGAGGCAAAAAAATTAAACGAGCTCCGGCTTGGTGAGCTTTGCGGACAGAGTGTTTATGGCAAAGAGTCATCATTTTGTATTTGTTTTTTTCGTCTGTGTAGCACTGGTCAATAAAATAAATGCGAACGTCTATGGTTTCTTTAAGATTAGTAAAGATTGGGGAAGATTTAATATATTCAGCATTTTCAGGAGTAGTGTAGATAATGTATAGCGACCGCGAATCTGTATTCAGGGCATCAAGATTCCCGGCACCGAGTTGAGTTGGCAATACGGAATTCATAAAACAGGAAGTAAATTCTTCACCCCATACAACTGTTATTGCATGGAAATAAATTTTATCAGGTTTATTCAGAGGTTCATCTGGATTGATTCTGAAATCTTCATAGGGGAATATATCAAAGTCTGAGGAATTGTATCCGTGTTGGAAGTATTGTTTGCGGATTGTTTCATTCTCAGGAGCTAACGAAAAAGCTTTGTATAACAGCTTTTTCGCTTTTTCATCCTGTTCAAGGCTGGCATAGGTTTCAGCCAGCTTAGTTGAAAAATTTAAATCAGGTTCAGTTAAAGCCGAATATTTTTCAAAAAAATAAATAGCAAGGGACGATTCGCGGCATTGCAGAGCTATATTGGTCAGAATTTTTAGAGCGCGGGTATTGTCAATGTCAGACTTAAGAACTCGTTTAGCTAATATTTCAGCAGCCAGAAATTTTTTATGAGTAAGAAGAAGAGTCGCTTTGTCCAGCATTTCTGCATTTATCATTTTTTCTCCGAATGAGAATAAAAACGTTAAATAGGTTTAAATATAAATGTGATCTGCAATAAAAAACTTATGAATTGGGTATGACAAATTCTATTTCAGGGTATTGTATACTTAAGCGAGCGGCAATTTTACCTGCAAACTTTGGCAAAAATCCCATTATGACTGCTGCGCCTGCGGGAACTTTTTCAGGGGAAATAATAGGAATTCCCATATGAAATTTTCCATGTTGAGTCGGGTTTTCATCGACAAAAAAAGCAACTTTTTCTTCAAGGGATGCGGCCAGCCATGTTCCTGCTACTGCTGTTCCGAATATGCCTATTATCTTTTCATTGGATTTTTGTTTTGAATCTTCGGCAAGTTTTTGTAGCCAGAGCAGACCGCTGTTCAGATCCACTTTATTTTTACCGGCATCAACTGATATTTCATTGTCCGTTCCTGTTTGAGCAACGAAACCGATCTCTTTTGCTATCCATTGATCAGTTACATGCTTTATTGAGAAGCCTGATTTTCGGGCTGCAACAGCGAGTGTTTCAGGTGTAAAGTGGGAACAATGATCACAAACCATCAAGTCAAAAGGGTTGTCATTAAAATATGAGGTTTGCACTATAAGGAGTCCGCCCGGAAGCAACAGCTGTTTTATTTTTTTTAAAATTTCAATTGGATTGATAAGATGTTCAATTACATAAGTCATCACAATTACATCGAATTGATTTGAAACGCTATCTAGGTCGCCCGAGTAATAGCCTTCTACGCCATCTACGGAAAGAATGTTTTCCTGCCTGCTGGACTGCTCATGTCCGTAAAGATTCCAATGCGGTTTCAGTTCATGAAATTGTTTTAACAAAGATCCGTTCCCACACCCTATATCGAGTAGTTTTCCAGATTGGTTCAAGGGGAACATTGAGAGAAATATTTCCAGTAGAACTCTGCTTCGGGGGGAGGGAGAACCAGTGTCGGAAAACAGGAGAGGTTCACTGCCCTCACTTAACGGGTACATTTCATATTTGGAATATATTTCATTTATGTCCGTCAGCCACTGCTCAGAAACATTTTTTTGAGGGTGCCCGCATGAATTGCACACCATAAATTGTCCGGCTCTCGGCCATGGTTTGCAATCGGAAGTTATTCCGTGAAAAGGAATAAGGTCTTCGAATATATGCAGTTCAGAGTTTCCGCATACTAAACAATGTCTCACAGTTTTGCCTCTGAGTTATTCGGTACTAATATTTGGGGGATCATTTCCGGCATTTTGGGGAATTTCCAGTTGATAATATTTTCTGTTTCTGTTGCATCCAAAGAAGAAAAAGGAGGGCAATACATGTTCTTATTGCTTTTACATGTGGTCTCTTTAACTAGTTTTTTATCAAAGCCATAGTGTTTGCAAAGTCTTTGCGCAAAATCGTAATAGCTGACTTCTTCAGATGATGAGCAGTGATAAATACCTGTTTTGTCTTCTTCCATAAGTCTGCATGTTGCAAAAGCCGCGTCTCCTATCAAAATAGGAGCAATTGATAAGTCGGTGAACGCTGTAATTTCTTCTTGTTTTTGAAAAGAGTTTAACCAGTTATAAAGAATTCCTGATTCTGTAGTGAGGATTTTTGTGTACCTTACAATCGAAGCTTTGCTACTATTTTCATTTAAGAATTCTTCAACTTCAGCTTTTTGTTGTCCATATTTAGTTTGTGGGGAAGGATGCGCAGTTGGCCCATAAAAAGGTTTTTCTCCGTTGAAAACAGCAGTACTTGACGGAAAAAGAATTCTTGTTCCTCTTTGCATCAGATCATTGGCTAGATTAATGGTGTTTGTGACGTTTACTGTATAAGCTTTTTGATCTTTTTCGCATGATTTAAAGCCGGAGACTGCCGCAGCAATAATGGCCCATTCTGTTTTCGGGAGAGTGGTTACATCCACTTTGCGGGACAGATCGAGATAAAGGCAGCTTGAATTTTTACGTGAAGTTTTGAAAACGGAGTGGCCCCGTTTTATTGATTCATTCGCTAGACTTTTCCCGAGTGTTCCATCTCCGATAACAAGAATTTTCATCAAAGCTCCGCTCGTTGATTATACAAAAGCCAGATGATCTGGAGCGGCTTCCAGATATTCATGAATCAGCATGTTTTTGCTGTTTGCAACACAATGATGGTTGCAGTCCCGACTGGGGTCTATGCTGAAAAATTTTTCTCGATCATTAAACCAAAACTCTTTAAAGCGTTGATCCTTAATCGATCCAAGAACTCCGCTATCTAAATTATATGCTTTGTCGTGGCAGGAGTATATTCTTTGGTCGGCGGCAATTATTGGTTGCATTTGCTGATAAGGACACCAATTGTATTCTTTATTAAAAAAGACTTCTGACCGATGGTACGAGTCGAAAACTTCAAAATCGGCATCTGAAAGATCTGCAACCACCCGTTGAGTCTGCTCTTTAATTTTATTAAAAAGAGGATCATGGTAATCATTATTTTCTTTGCCGGAATTGCTTACGATGCAAGGCGAAAACTTTAAACTGTCGACGCCTAGATCTTTCAATCTCTGTCCCATTTCAAAAACATGATCAGCGTTGTCTTTGTTTATAATAAAATTGGCACCGAGAAAGCATTTACCTTTTAGCGATTTGAAATTTTCAATATTTTTTAAAACTTTATTGAATTCGTCCTCAGGTACACTTCTGTATTTTGCATAACTGGGACCATCCCAGCCGTCCATGGAAATTCGTATCCACGTTCCTTTATGTGCAAATATTTCGGCAGTTTCACCTGTCAGCAGACTACCATTGGTCAGAGCCGCAATACTAACGTTTCCGTCTGCAAGAGCCTGCGCTGTTTCGGCAAGATGAGGGTAGCAGAAAGGCTCTCCGCCACCGCTGAATGTTACAGCTTTAACACCCATTTCAATGATGTCCTCTACGATCTCAGCCATTTTTTTCGCAGGTATTTTATCCTTGATAACCATATCTTTTCCAAGCTGCATGTCAGAAGCCCTATAGGCGCAGTAGGAACAGTTGTGATTACATATGTTGGTCGGTTTAATGCGTATGTGAATAGGAGCGGTTGATTGTTCAGCTTCGCGGGGGAGAGAATCCAGCTTGTCCTGATAGTGAAATATCTTGAGGTTCGTGTAGAGCTGCATGAAATATCCTTGTATAAAAATTATTCAAAATATATGAATTCGTAATCGCCTGTGTAATTAAATTCTTTAAAAAGCCATTCCCATTCCTGTTTGTTGAAAAAAGATTCACAGGTCAGAGCCCAGCATTGGAGATTGAATAGTTCCTGTTCATTTCTGTAACTTTCAACGCATACATACTTATTCTTTCCAACTCTCTCCATTTCTTTGAGTGCTTTTTTAAGATCAAAAATTTGAAGATTATGTAATGAATTTATTGAAATAACCAGATCAAAATTATTGTCTTTAAATGGATAGGCAGATTCAGCTCTATGAGTGAAAAGTCTGCTTCTGATTTCTTTTGGAGCTCCGCTCAATCCATGTTGTGAAATATCAAAACCGTGCACGTCCATGCCTAGCTTATGTAATTCATAGAGCAGGAAGGCTTTGCCGCATCCCACGTCTAAAATTTTCGCTCCTTTTTTGAGCGAATAGGTATCAATTAGTCCCTGAGCCATTGGAGTCCAGCGCCCCTCCATATAACTGTAACCGCCGTATCCGAAACGACGGCTGCCGTCCCAGTAGTCAATCTCATATTCTTTGGCTTTGAGCATGCAAGCGACTTTGTCGTCTATCATCCGCGGTAGATATTCACGGTGTGTGCCCGTGTGAATCGAAGTAATTAAATTTAGCAGCTTGCCCATGCGCATCCTATTTTTTATAACTAACAGGCCAAAACAATCACTGCATCGGCGGGAGAGATGCAAGGATGAGGCTGTCCCTGCCCGAACATGAATACATGCTTAAAATTAGCAGAAGCAGCTTTTTTCAGAACCTGTGCAAGTTCGTCGC comes from the Maridesulfovibrio ferrireducens genome and includes:
- a CDS encoding methyl-accepting chemotaxis protein, producing the protein MKLYSNMSLRNKIMVPVGAVVLLVMGITLTVLVTRFQDVTYDDAKIIGMEMSARYGQTIKIDLDGALTAARSLAHTFEGIKQFSDTPERGLANEILKKVADSNPAVDSSWVAFEPNQFDGRDADFSGTPGADKDGRYIPWYRTGQSLSYATGLNGDWYQKPLHSGKDFLVDPTEYDFGGSKVTLVSACVPIKNNGVVIGVAGVDIDVAQMAKLTESVAPFGTGYGFLISQSGKVVSHPDSNYIGKSVRKIVPSQMAQQILSSLKTGKVAINYLKKDGEEYELIFSPFSISGTGERWCLGVALPMSKVLAASNEVVWLSVFMSIGSILILIFIIYILARSIVAPIREGVSFSQQIASGNLSASIDIEQKDEIGQLAADLTGMGHKLRSVVRNVRESVDLVASGSSELSATAENLSQSATEQAANVEEVSANMVQMVTNITQSTENALETEKIARRSAEDAEEGGRAVTQTVEAMRQIADKISIVEDIARQTNLLALNAAIEAARAGEHGKGFAVVAAEVRKLAERSGQAAAEINALSASSVAVAESAGNMLSKMVPDIQRTAELVQEIAAASREQDSGAEQVNRAINQLDQVIQQIASAAEEMSATSEELAGQSSHLHQTMSFFKIDDTNAFAATSVKNMRAISDNEFDKF
- a CDS encoding sugar nucleotide-binding protein, which gives rise to MKILVIGDGTLGKSLANESIKRGHSVFKTSRKNSSCLYLDLSRKVDVTTLPKTEWAIIAAAVSGFKSCEKDQKAYTVNVTNTINLANDLMQRGTRILFPSSTAVFNGEKPFYGPTAHPSPQTKYGQQKAEVEEFLNENSSKASIVRYTKILTTESGILYNWLNSFQKQEEITAFTDLSIAPILIGDAAFATCRLMEEDKTGIYHCSSSEEVSYYDFAQRLCKHYGFDKKLVKETTCKSNKNMYCPPFSSLDATETENIINWKFPKMPEMIPQILVPNNSEAKL
- a CDS encoding radical SAM/SPASM domain-containing protein yields the protein MINAEMLDKATLLLTHKKFLAAEILAKRVLKSDIDNTRALKILTNIALQCRESSLAIYFFEKYSALTEPDLNFSTKLAETYASLEQDEKAKKLLYKAFSLAPENETIRKQYFQHGYNSSDFDIFPYEDFRINPDEPLNKPDKIYFHAITVVWGEEFTSCFMNSVLPTQLGAGNLDALNTDSRSLYIIYTTPENAEYIKSSPIFTNLKETIDVRIYFIDQCYTDEKNKYKMMTLCHKHSVRKAHQAGARLIFLPPDDIFSDSTFRVIYQKSAKGYKAIMVGTTRVIKEEFLPAMNNKFFSDGKLEVPIKGRNLVEMALDCWHPDTKSCFVDAEEFSGWPSQLFWEVPGEGVLAHNFHLHPIMVYPKELHSFNGTVDDDCVQKICGNFDDIYIVQDSDEMIGFDLSERETRIIQTEAKVEMSSLLGWMKDYTDEFHRKYVTHKIYFHCNPISEKWNEISRKAEAFVNSILTYPEIEKSHCFSEILTDHDLKYPAPVLDTVCFQLTSKGTKEMDELMVRQIVDYIKNTGVKHSNLGFYGEMLNRKGWTKYAQELLNQAIKLHICSNFNMNLTNEEHRILSRFDHIQLSIDTADEKTLKEIRPPANLKTMFLNIHKIHAAAIKDGRKQPRIQWCCTLVDEIVPQLVDLVCMAASNHVTEIQLNDLGYFDEHNLPVNSIFALKDNHFLKAVEQVNAARKIAEENNISLSLKANWDQMVENKIAIEQAKAEFDVNIDIAVKPVELGSPMQNIQGIGRFYEQKAAIPGPGETRECLYPWNSAYIMPDGDLYSCCIRGKSMGKIGPDDSISEVMHNAEYSDLRKQLITGEITDPVCLRCPATAVVPVRRLKYMVANLIRSSRESQRAAKEIVRER
- a CDS encoding radical SAM protein, giving the protein MQLYTNLKIFHYQDKLDSLPREAEQSTAPIHIRIKPTNICNHNCSYCAYRASDMQLGKDMVIKDKIPAKKMAEIVEDIIEMGVKAVTFSGGGEPFCYPHLAETAQALADGNVSIAALTNGSLLTGETAEIFAHKGTWIRISMDGWDGPSYAKYRSVPEDEFNKVLKNIENFKSLKGKCFLGANFIINKDNADHVFEMGQRLKDLGVDSLKFSPCIVSNSGKENNDYHDPLFNKIKEQTQRVVADLSDADFEVFDSYHRSEVFFNKEYNWCPYQQMQPIIAADQRIYSCHDKAYNLDSGVLGSIKDQRFKEFWFNDREKFFSIDPSRDCNHHCVANSKNMLIHEYLEAAPDHLAFV
- a CDS encoding pancreas/duodenum homeobox protein 1 codes for the protein MGQYGDVFIDQLLESLFPASLSNDFFEALFGDAEEGSYDIELGYVGDSSDILNFELRLKERPGCCLACNLTYGLPQVFSRHPIINIQGLAEKIGEAVGKSENVSWKLGSTQEKNKQLHVIPLIVSLS
- a CDS encoding class I SAM-dependent methyltransferase, yielding MGKLLNLITSIHTGTHREYLPRMIDDKVACMLKAKEYEIDYWDGSRRFGYGGYSYMEGRWTPMAQGLIDTYSLKKGAKILDVGCGKAFLLYELHKLGMDVHGFDISQHGLSGAPKEIRSRLFTHRAESAYPFKDNNFDLVISINSLHNLQIFDLKKALKEMERVGKNKYVCVESYRNEQELFNLQCWALTCESFFNKQEWEWLFKEFNYTGDYEFIYFE
- a CDS encoding class I SAM-dependent methyltransferase, with translation MRHCLVCGNSELHIFEDLIPFHGITSDCKPWPRAGQFMVCNSCGHPQKNVSEQWLTDINEIYSKYEMYPLSEGSEPLLFSDTGSPSPRSRVLLEIFLSMFPLNQSGKLLDIGCGNGSLLKQFHELKPHWNLYGHEQSSRQENILSVDGVEGYYSGDLDSVSNQFDVIVMTYVIEHLINPIEILKKIKQLLLPGGLLIVQTSYFNDNPFDLMVCDHCSHFTPETLAVAARKSGFSIKHVTDQWIAKEIGFVAQTGTDNEISVDAGKNKVDLNSGLLWLQKLAEDSKQKSNEKIIGIFGTAVAGTWLAASLEEKVAFFVDENPTQHGKFHMGIPIISPEKVPAGAAVIMGFLPKFAGKIAARLSIQYPEIEFVIPNS